In the Arachis ipaensis cultivar K30076 chromosome B10, Araip1.1, whole genome shotgun sequence genome, one interval contains:
- the LOC107623055 gene encoding NAC domain-containing protein 100 isoform X1, protein MDAALDLPPGFRFHPTDEEIISYYLTHKVLNTSFTATAIGEVDLNKCEPWDLPKKAKMGEKDWYFFWQRDRKYPTGIRTNRATESGYWKATGKDKEIYKGRNLVGMKKTLVFYRGRAPNGHKTNWVMHEFRLEGLFATYNLPIPAKDCFSLLQEEWVVSRVFHKNTTEKLNPTIPSGLFRIMKNMNSIGDDDLVDFSSLPPLMDPSNNYDDEHTTTTNNNYVNSMFASSSDYNITIQQNKKDMMGIRNNNNNIRALLMYDGPSSSSSEVVAPPLSDLELGLWDL, encoded by the exons ATGGATGCGGCTTTGGATTTGCCTCCCGGTTTCAGGTTCCACCCTACAGATGAGGAGATCATCTCTTATTATCTCACTCACAAGGTTTTGAACACAAGTTTCACCGCAACTGCCATTGGAGAAGTTGATCTCAATAAGTGTGAGCCTTGGGACTTGCCTA AGAAAGCAAAGATGGGGGAGAAAGATTGGTACTTCTTCTGGCAAAGAGATAGAAAGTATCCAACTGGGATCAGAACGAATCGAGCCACGGAATCCGGCTATTGGAAGGCCACCGGAAAAGACAAAGAGATTTACAAAGGGAGAAACCTTGTTGGTATGAAGAAAACCCTTGTGTTCTATAGAGGTAGAGCCCCTAATGGACACAAAACCAATTGGGTTATGCATGAATTCAGATTGGAAGGCCTTTTTGCTACTTACAACCTCCCTATACCTGCTAAG GATTGCTTTTCTCTTTTGCAGGAGGAATGGGTTGTGTCGAGGGTTTTCCATAAGAACACAACAGAAAAATTGAACCCAACTATTCCATCTGGCCTCTTTAGGATAATGAAGAACATGAACTCAATTGGAGATGATGATCTTGTAGATTTTTCTTCTCTCCCACCTCTCATGGATCCTTCTAATAATTATGATGATGaacacaccaccaccaccaacaacaacTATGTCAATAGTATGTTTGCATCATCATCAGATTATAATATTACTATTCAGCAAAACAAGAAAGATATGATGGGAataaggaataataataataatattagagCATTGTTAATGTACGACggtccatcatcatcatcatcagaagtaGTTGCTCCTCCTCTCTCTGACTTGGAATTAGGCCTCTGGGATTTATAA
- the LOC107622666 gene encoding glucan endo-1,3-beta-glucosidase 8 isoform X1: MGRKWFERWVMVEAVVEVISIIIMMSWCVEGVGVNWGTQATQQLRADTVVQMMKDNGIEKVKLFDADGRIMSALAGSGIEVMVAIPNDQLAAMTSYDRAVQWVRKNVTSYNFKGGVNIKYVAVGNEPFLKSYNNSFLNVTLPALQNIQNALNEAGMGEKIKATVPLNADVYQSPQNNPVPSAGTFRPDISDLMTQIVQFLHNNNAPFTVNIYPFLSLYGNDDFPFDYAFFDGVSNPINDNGVLYTNVFDANFDTLVSALKGVGYGDVAILVGEVGWPTDGDKNANVANAVRFYNGLLPRISSSKGTPLRPGHLQVYLFGLIDEDAKSIAPGNFERHWGIFRYDGQPKFPMDLSGQGQNKILVGAKNVIYLDPKWCMFNPDATDLSKLADNINYACTFADCTALGYGSSCNNLDANGNASYAFNMYYQAQNQNDMACNFEGLAQITMKNISTPTCDFIIQINPSSSSSLTPSSAVAFLFIALAMILFF, translated from the exons atgggGAGGAAATGGTTTGAGAGATGGGTTATGGTAGAAGCAGTTGTTGAAGTGATTAGTATAATTATTATGATGAGTTGGTGTGTGGAAGGGGTTGGAGTGAATTGGGGAACACAAGCTACACAGCAATTGAGAGCAGACACAGTGGTGCAGATGATGAAGGACAATGGAATAGAGAAAGTGAAACTGTTTGATGCAGATGGAAGAATCATGAGTGCACTTGCTGGGTCTGGGATTGAAGTTATGGTTGCCATTCCCAATGACCAGCTTGCTGCCATGACTAGCTATGATCGAGCTGTTCAGTGGGTCAGAAAGAATGTTACCAGTTACAACTTCAAGGGTGGAGTTAACATCAA ATATGTAGCAGTTGGGAACGAACCATTCTTGAAATCATACAACAATTCATTCTTGAATGTGACATTGCCTGCCCTACAGAACATACAAAATGCCCTtaatgaagctgggatgggggaGAAGATAAAGGCCACAGTGCCCTTAAATGCTGACGTGTACCAATCCCCACAGAACAACCCTGTTCCATCGGCAGGAACTTTTAGGCCTGACATATCAGATCTCATGACACAAATAGTGCAATTCTTGCACAACAACAATGCACCATTCACCGTTAACATCTACCCATTCTTGAGTCTCTATGGCAATGATGATTTCCCTTTTGACTATGCCTTCTTTGATGGGGTATCAAACCCCATAAACGACAATGGGGTTCTTTACACCAATGTCTTTGATGCAAATTTTGACACCTTGGTTTCTGCTCTCAAAGGGGTTGGGTATGGTGACGTGGCAATCTTGGTTGGAGAAGTAGGGTGGCCCACAGATGGAGACAAGAATGCCAACGTGGCCAATGCTGTAAGGTTCTATAATGGACTTCTTCCAAGGATTTCATCAAGTAAAGGTACACCTCTAAGACCAGGGCACCTTCAAGTTTATCTCTTTGGCCTTATTGATGAGGATGCTAAGAGCATTGCTCCTGGCAACTTTGAGCGTCATTGGGGAATATTCCG GTACGATGGACAACCTAAGTTCCCAATGGATCTTTCTGGTCAAGGTCAAAACAAAATATTAGTGGGTGCTAAGAATGTGATATACTTGGACCCAAAATGGTGCATGTTCAATCCAGATGCCACGGATCTTAGCAAACTAGCTGATAATATAAACTATGCTTGCACATTTGCGGATTGCACTGCATTGGGATATGGTTCTTCATGCAACAATCTTGATGCTAATGGGAATGCCTCATATGCATTTAATATGTACTACCAAGCGCAAAATCAGAACGACATGGCTTGCAATTTTGAAGGCTTAGCCCAAATTACTATGAAGAATATTTCTACTCCCACTTGCGACTTTATTATTCAGATAAAcccttcatcatcttcttctttgacaCCCTCATCAGCAGTAGCTTTCTTATTTATTGCATTAGCCATGATTCTATTTTTTTAG
- the LOC107623054 gene encoding apyrase 2: protein MLKRLPHESSSDKIYQLRGALMMVAVPLVLVTIVLYVLPSISSNESIEDYTLTHRKISPDNRASSSYAVVFDAGSSGSRVHVFHFDRNLDLVHIGKDLELFVQIKPGLSAYAQNPQQAAESLITLLDKAESVVPLEFRPKTPVRVGATAGLRALEGDASDRILEAVRELLKQRSTLKSGPNAVTVLDGTQEGAFQWVTINYLLGNLGKDYSKTVGVVDLGGGSVQMAYAISETDSAKAPKVLGGEDPYVKEMFLRGRKYYLYVHSYLHYGLLAARAEILKVSDDSGNPCVLAGFDGYYNYGGKSFNSSSSPSGSRLNECETMALKALKVNESKCTHMKCTFGGIWNGGGGDGQKNLFVASFFFDRAAEAGFANPNLPVVKVRPVDFEVAAKRACQTKLEEAKSAYQRVEEGNLPYLCMDLVYQYTLLVAGFGLDPRQEITLVKKVQYRDALVEAAWPLGSAIEAVSSS from the exons ATGCTGAAGCGGTTGCCGCACGAGTCGTCCTCCGACAAGATTTACCAGCTACGCGGAGCGCTGATGATGGTGGCCGTTCCTTTGGTGCTCGTCACGATTGTGCTTTACGTGTTGCCTTCCATTTCCTCCAACGAGTCCATCGAAGATTACACCCTCACGCACCGGAAGATTTCGCCCGATAACAGAGCCTCTAGCTCCTACGCCGTCGTCTTCGATGCTGGCAGCTCCGGCAGCCGCGTTCACGTTTTCCACTTCGACCGCAATCTCGACCTTGTTCACATTGGCAAAGATCTCGAGCTATTCGTTCAG ATTAAACCAGGTTTGAGTGCGTATGCACAGAATCCACAACAGGCAGCGGAGTCTCTGATTACACTTCTGGACAAAGCTGAAAGTGTTGTTCCTCTGGAGTTTCGCCCCAAAACACCTGTTAGAGTAGGG GCAACTGCAGGATTGAGAGCTTTGGAAGGGGATGCTTCTGACAGGATCTTGGAAGCG GTCAGGGAATTGCTTAAGCAAAGGAGCACTTTGAAATCTGGGCCTAATGCTGTTACTGTGCTGGATGGAACCCAAGAAGGTGCTTTTCAATGG GTGACTATTAACTATTTGCTGGGGAACTTGGGAAAAGATTATTCAAAGACTGTTGGGGTTGTTGATCTTGGAGGTGGATCTGTTCAAATGGCATATGCCATCTCAGAGACAGATTCTGCCAAGGCTCCAAAAGTACTTGGTGGAGAGGATCCATATGTCAAGGAGATGTTTTTAAGGGGAAGAAAATATTACCTCTATGTTCACAG TTACTTGCACTATGGTTTGCTAGCAGCTCGCGCAGAAATTTTAAAGGTTTCTGATGATTCTGGGAACCCGTGTGTTTTAGCTGGCTTTGATG GGTATTACAATTATGGAGGAAAGTCATTCAATTCCTCATCCTCCCCATCTGGCTCAAGATTGAATGAATGCGAAACCATGGCTCTTAAAGCTCTCAAAGTTAATGAGTCAAAATGTACACATATGAAGTGCACATTCGGAGGGATTTGGAATGGTGGTGGCGGGGATGGACAGAAAAACCTTTTTGTTGCCTCATTTTTCTTTGACCGTGCTGCGGAg GCGGGTTTTGCCAATCCAAACTTGCCCGTTGTAAAAGTTCGTCCTGTGGACTTCGAGGTCGCAGCTAAGCGAGCTTGTCAAACAAAACTTGAGGAAGCAAAATCAGCTTATCAACGTGTGGAGGAGGGGAACCTACCATATTTATGCATGGATCTCGTATACCAGTATACATTACTTGTAGCTGGATTTG GTCTAGATCCACGGCAAGAGATTACATTGGTGAAAAAGGTTCAGTACCGTGATGCTCTTGTTGAAGCAGCATGGCCCCTCGGCAGCGCCATAGAAGCTGTGTCATCTTCGTAA
- the LOC107622666 gene encoding glucan endo-1,3-beta-glucosidase 8 isoform X2, which produces MMKDNGIEKVKLFDADGRIMSALAGSGIEVMVAIPNDQLAAMTSYDRAVQWVRKNVTSYNFKGGVNIKYVAVGNEPFLKSYNNSFLNVTLPALQNIQNALNEAGMGEKIKATVPLNADVYQSPQNNPVPSAGTFRPDISDLMTQIVQFLHNNNAPFTVNIYPFLSLYGNDDFPFDYAFFDGVSNPINDNGVLYTNVFDANFDTLVSALKGVGYGDVAILVGEVGWPTDGDKNANVANAVRFYNGLLPRISSSKGTPLRPGHLQVYLFGLIDEDAKSIAPGNFERHWGIFRYDGQPKFPMDLSGQGQNKILVGAKNVIYLDPKWCMFNPDATDLSKLADNINYACTFADCTALGYGSSCNNLDANGNASYAFNMYYQAQNQNDMACNFEGLAQITMKNISTPTCDFIIQINPSSSSSLTPSSAVAFLFIALAMILFF; this is translated from the exons ATGATGAAGGACAATGGAATAGAGAAAGTGAAACTGTTTGATGCAGATGGAAGAATCATGAGTGCACTTGCTGGGTCTGGGATTGAAGTTATGGTTGCCATTCCCAATGACCAGCTTGCTGCCATGACTAGCTATGATCGAGCTGTTCAGTGGGTCAGAAAGAATGTTACCAGTTACAACTTCAAGGGTGGAGTTAACATCAA ATATGTAGCAGTTGGGAACGAACCATTCTTGAAATCATACAACAATTCATTCTTGAATGTGACATTGCCTGCCCTACAGAACATACAAAATGCCCTtaatgaagctgggatgggggaGAAGATAAAGGCCACAGTGCCCTTAAATGCTGACGTGTACCAATCCCCACAGAACAACCCTGTTCCATCGGCAGGAACTTTTAGGCCTGACATATCAGATCTCATGACACAAATAGTGCAATTCTTGCACAACAACAATGCACCATTCACCGTTAACATCTACCCATTCTTGAGTCTCTATGGCAATGATGATTTCCCTTTTGACTATGCCTTCTTTGATGGGGTATCAAACCCCATAAACGACAATGGGGTTCTTTACACCAATGTCTTTGATGCAAATTTTGACACCTTGGTTTCTGCTCTCAAAGGGGTTGGGTATGGTGACGTGGCAATCTTGGTTGGAGAAGTAGGGTGGCCCACAGATGGAGACAAGAATGCCAACGTGGCCAATGCTGTAAGGTTCTATAATGGACTTCTTCCAAGGATTTCATCAAGTAAAGGTACACCTCTAAGACCAGGGCACCTTCAAGTTTATCTCTTTGGCCTTATTGATGAGGATGCTAAGAGCATTGCTCCTGGCAACTTTGAGCGTCATTGGGGAATATTCCG GTACGATGGACAACCTAAGTTCCCAATGGATCTTTCTGGTCAAGGTCAAAACAAAATATTAGTGGGTGCTAAGAATGTGATATACTTGGACCCAAAATGGTGCATGTTCAATCCAGATGCCACGGATCTTAGCAAACTAGCTGATAATATAAACTATGCTTGCACATTTGCGGATTGCACTGCATTGGGATATGGTTCTTCATGCAACAATCTTGATGCTAATGGGAATGCCTCATATGCATTTAATATGTACTACCAAGCGCAAAATCAGAACGACATGGCTTGCAATTTTGAAGGCTTAGCCCAAATTACTATGAAGAATATTTCTACTCCCACTTGCGACTTTATTATTCAGATAAAcccttcatcatcttcttctttgacaCCCTCATCAGCAGTAGCTTTCTTATTTATTGCATTAGCCATGATTCTATTTTTTTAG
- the LOC107623055 gene encoding NAC domain-containing protein 100 isoform X2 yields MDAALDLPPGFRFHPTDEEIISYYLTHKVLNTSFTATAIGEVDLNKCEPWDLPKKAKMGEKDWYFFWQRDRKYPTGIRTNRATESGYWKATGKDKEIYKGRNLVGMKKTLVFYRGRAPNGHKTNWVMHEFRLEGLFATYNLPIPAKEEWVVSRVFHKNTTEKLNPTIPSGLFRIMKNMNSIGDDDLVDFSSLPPLMDPSNNYDDEHTTTTNNNYVNSMFASSSDYNITIQQNKKDMMGIRNNNNNIRALLMYDGPSSSSSEVVAPPLSDLELGLWDL; encoded by the exons ATGGATGCGGCTTTGGATTTGCCTCCCGGTTTCAGGTTCCACCCTACAGATGAGGAGATCATCTCTTATTATCTCACTCACAAGGTTTTGAACACAAGTTTCACCGCAACTGCCATTGGAGAAGTTGATCTCAATAAGTGTGAGCCTTGGGACTTGCCTA AGAAAGCAAAGATGGGGGAGAAAGATTGGTACTTCTTCTGGCAAAGAGATAGAAAGTATCCAACTGGGATCAGAACGAATCGAGCCACGGAATCCGGCTATTGGAAGGCCACCGGAAAAGACAAAGAGATTTACAAAGGGAGAAACCTTGTTGGTATGAAGAAAACCCTTGTGTTCTATAGAGGTAGAGCCCCTAATGGACACAAAACCAATTGGGTTATGCATGAATTCAGATTGGAAGGCCTTTTTGCTACTTACAACCTCCCTATACCTGCTAAG GAGGAATGGGTTGTGTCGAGGGTTTTCCATAAGAACACAACAGAAAAATTGAACCCAACTATTCCATCTGGCCTCTTTAGGATAATGAAGAACATGAACTCAATTGGAGATGATGATCTTGTAGATTTTTCTTCTCTCCCACCTCTCATGGATCCTTCTAATAATTATGATGATGaacacaccaccaccaccaacaacaacTATGTCAATAGTATGTTTGCATCATCATCAGATTATAATATTACTATTCAGCAAAACAAGAAAGATATGATGGGAataaggaataataataataatattagagCATTGTTAATGTACGACggtccatcatcatcatcatcagaagtaGTTGCTCCTCCTCTCTCTGACTTGGAATTAGGCCTCTGGGATTTATAA
- the LOC107621247 gene encoding E3 ubiquitin-protein ligase RING1-like: MENDNNNNNMNGVQWCNICSEMVNPITEADNKCPICDTEFAEIIMDNIRDQSDNSIDLRSTWMFILYAPIFLGLMGAISPLIPPGGGATPPAGEDETENELMPTRRGSTSYVMHLFRGLHVRSFDNNNRSTRSRSIDASNMVVIDPFTDGALIFRVPNMNHHTTTSNQNEGTSIGSFHEFLVGSGFDLLLQQLAQNGGSGYGSVVNPPTKKAAIEALPSVIINEEILQCMVCLEEIEIGNEAKEMPCLHKFHGDCIISWLKPHSSCPVCRFQMPFEDFTAETNLEDRNDGNQNSELVTGSRRNWFPMLQSFNNFLPPP; this comes from the coding sequence ATGGAGAatgataataacaataataatatgaatGGGGTACAGTGGTGTAACATATGCTCAGAAATGGTGAATCCAATTACTGAAGCTGATAACAAGTGCCCCATTTGTGACACAGAATTTGCTGAGATAATAATGGATAACATAAGGGATCAAAGTGATAATTCTATTGATTTAAGGTCTACTTGGATGTTCATACTTTATGCTCCAATATTTCTAGGCTTGATGGGTGCAATTAGCCCTCTTATTCCCCCCGGCGGCGGCGCCACCCCTCCGGCCGGCGAAGACGAGACGGAGAACGAACTTATGCCGACGAGAAGAGGATCGACTAGTTATGTAATGCATCTCTTTCGAGGTCTTCATGTTAGGAGCTTTGATAATAATAATCGTAGTACTCGCAGTAGAAGTATAGACGCCAGCAACATGGTTGTCATTGATCCGTTTACGGACGGAGCCTTGATTTTTCGAGTTCCGAACATGAATCATCATACAACAACAAGCAATCAAAATGAGGGAACGAGCATTGGATCCTTCCATGAGTTTCTGGTGGGATCAGGATTTGATTTGTTGCTGCAGCAGTTGGCACAGAACGGAGGAAGTGGATATGGGAGTGTTGTGAACCCGCCAACAAAGAAGGCGGCAATAGAAGCATTACCGAGTGTGATTATCAATGAAGAGATTTTACAGTGCATGGTTTGTTTGGAAGAGATTGAGATTGGAAATGAAGCAAAGGAGATGCCATGTCTCCATAAATTTCATGGTGACTGCATAATCTCATGGCTTAAACCTCATAGTTCATGCCCTGTTTGTAGGTTTCAGATGCCTTTTGAGGATTTCACAGCTGAGACTAATTTGGAAGATAGAAACGATGGGAATCAAAATAGTGAGCTTGTCACAGGATCAAGAAGGAACTGGTTTCCAATGCTGCAATCCTTTAATAATTTTCTTCCACCACCTTGA